One window of the Hyalangium minutum genome contains the following:
- a CDS encoding immunoglobulin-like domain-containing protein has translation MTLRSGWSAFLLGAALTAIACGEPTREASPEPSKNQGSAVQSESVSEETSSPVQSLAANPPVARCGNVLVRTANTCTFPASIDNGSSDPDGDLVGCTQSPAGPYAVGTTPVTLTCTDRGGRSASCTGSVTVADGVVPVVRVSPLNQTVQCARGGSYAYLTGVTADDLCEGALPSSSISYSGTVNMAQLASFSVTYQARDAASNVSAPVTRTVTVVDTLSPVLSLLGAATMPLECGSSFNDPGALATDVCLGVLNSAIVRTGTVNPNVVGNYPLVYNVSDGRNAATPQTRTVRVSDTRAPMVTLNGALSLTVECGGPFVDPGATAVDSCAGVLPAVAINPPDLSRPGSYSTQYRATDPSGNSAATAQNRAITVADTLPPTVVLRGPAAVSVECGSPFVDPGASAVDQCAGTVAVNASGSVNGQQPGTYALTYSASDGRGHFGSATRTVSVIDTLAPVLELVGPDSLELECDGSPYVELGAVASDACAGDLTPDVVISSNLDQSQAGAYTVTYSVTDGAGNASTASRQLTVGPCATCLPVHLSDYTLFLQEDYTGGHDVEGKVAAGGNISMTDFAVGFGLPDSQISNTLVAQGNLSLARGGVWGDAWYGGSYSADSAVVYSRGAVAQGTPIDFTARFAELRHLSSGLGALPTTGTTRRESWGGIFLTGTQPAVNVFDVDASAFTGARMLSIDAPAGSLAVVNIRGASATFTGFGIFFSGIDQHGVLYNFVDATSITAQGFGFWGTVLAPRAHVSFSDGSWDGGIYARSFTGNAEGHLNALDDREVCP, from the coding sequence ATGACACTGCGTTCTGGATGGAGTGCTTTCTTGTTAGGGGCTGCGCTGACAGCCATTGCCTGCGGTGAGCCCACGCGTGAAGCCTCTCCAGAGCCCTCGAAGAACCAGGGCTCCGCCGTCCAGAGCGAGTCCGTCAGCGAAGAGACCTCCAGCCCCGTTCAGTCATTGGCCGCCAACCCGCCGGTGGCACGCTGCGGCAACGTGTTGGTGAGGACGGCCAACACGTGCACCTTCCCAGCCTCCATCGACAATGGCTCCTCGGATCCGGACGGAGACCTGGTGGGCTGTACCCAGTCTCCCGCGGGCCCCTATGCCGTAGGCACCACGCCGGTGACGCTGACGTGCACGGACCGGGGCGGCCGCAGCGCTTCGTGCACGGGGAGCGTCACGGTGGCGGATGGGGTGGTGCCCGTCGTCCGCGTCAGCCCTCTCAACCAGACGGTGCAGTGCGCTCGGGGCGGCTCCTACGCCTACCTGACCGGCGTCACGGCGGATGACCTCTGCGAAGGAGCGCTGCCGTCCTCCAGCATCTCCTACAGCGGCACGGTGAACATGGCGCAGCTTGCCTCGTTCTCCGTGACGTACCAGGCCCGCGACGCGGCCTCCAATGTCTCCGCTCCCGTGACGCGCACCGTCACCGTCGTGGACACGCTGTCGCCGGTGCTGTCGCTGCTCGGCGCCGCGACCATGCCCCTGGAGTGTGGTTCGAGCTTCAACGACCCGGGCGCCCTGGCCACGGATGTCTGCTTGGGCGTGCTCAACAGCGCCATCGTGCGCACCGGCACGGTGAATCCGAACGTGGTGGGCAACTACCCGCTCGTCTACAACGTCAGCGATGGGCGCAATGCCGCCACGCCGCAGACCCGGACCGTCCGGGTGTCCGACACGCGTGCCCCCATGGTGACGCTCAATGGCGCGCTGAGCCTCACGGTGGAGTGTGGGGGGCCGTTTGTGGATCCCGGCGCGACGGCCGTGGACAGCTGTGCGGGCGTCCTGCCCGCCGTGGCGATCAATCCGCCGGACCTGAGCCGGCCGGGCTCCTACTCGACTCAGTATCGGGCCACGGATCCGTCCGGGAACTCCGCCGCCACCGCCCAGAACCGCGCCATCACCGTGGCCGACACGCTGCCCCCCACGGTGGTGCTCCGTGGCCCGGCCGCCGTGTCCGTGGAGTGTGGCAGTCCGTTCGTAGACCCCGGCGCCTCCGCCGTCGATCAGTGCGCGGGGACTGTGGCCGTCAATGCTTCTGGCTCCGTGAACGGCCAACAGCCCGGGACTTATGCGCTCACCTACAGCGCCAGTGATGGGCGCGGCCACTTTGGTTCGGCCACGCGCACTGTGTCGGTGATCGACACGCTCGCGCCCGTACTCGAGCTGGTTGGTCCGGATTCCTTGGAACTGGAGTGCGATGGCTCGCCCTATGTGGAACTGGGCGCCGTGGCCTCGGACGCCTGCGCTGGCGATCTCACGCCGGACGTCGTCATCTCCAGCAACCTCGATCAGTCCCAGGCAGGCGCGTACACCGTCACTTACAGTGTGACGGATGGCGCGGGGAACGCGAGCACTGCGTCGCGCCAGCTCACCGTGGGCCCCTGTGCCACCTGCCTCCCGGTGCATTTGAGCGACTACACCCTGTTCCTCCAGGAGGACTACACCGGGGGCCACGACGTCGAGGGCAAGGTGGCCGCGGGCGGCAACATCTCCATGACGGACTTCGCCGTCGGCTTCGGGCTGCCGGACAGCCAGATCTCCAACACGTTGGTGGCTCAGGGCAACCTGTCCCTGGCTCGCGGCGGTGTCTGGGGTGACGCGTGGTACGGCGGCAGCTACAGCGCGGACTCCGCGGTGGTCTACTCGCGCGGCGCCGTGGCCCAGGGCACGCCCATCGACTTCACGGCCCGCTTCGCCGAACTGCGGCACCTGTCCAGCGGGCTCGGCGCCCTGCCCACCACGGGCACCACCCGCCGCGAGTCCTGGGGCGGCATCTTCCTGACGGGCACCCAGCCCGCCGTGAATGTCTTCGACGTGGACGCCAGCGCCTTCACCGGCGCCAGGATGCTGTCCATCGATGCGCCGGCCGGCTCGCTGGCGGTGGTCAACATCCGCGGTGCCTCGGCCACCTTCACCGGCTTCGGCATCTTCTTCAGCGGCATCGATCAGCACGGCGTGCTCTACAACTTCGTGGACGCTACCTCCATCACCGCCCAAGGCTTCGGCTTCTGGGGCACGGTGCTGGCGCCCAGGGCCCATGTCTCCTTCAGCGACGGCAGCTGGGACGGCGGCATCTACGCCCGCTCGTTCACCGGCAATGCCGAGGGCCACCTCAACGCGCTGGACGATCGCGAAGTCTGCCCGTGA
- a CDS encoding squalene/phytoene synthase family protein, protein MPPLPPPSPLSDPELSIHLERTSRTFALAIPLLQEPLQREVGLAYLLLRVADTLEDAAPWTREGRRAALEEFERLLQKEAGLEASERVRHWLERRPSENAHYLRLLEQTPQLLANLEALRPEATAIVRRFVLLTVQGMRRVLAGATEQGQLQLGSIQELRDYCYIVAGLVGELLTELFLLDARLALFASELRALAPLFGEALQLVNILKDATEDREEGRTWLPGTVRLEEVHALARRDLVDAARYVRTLHAAGASHGVLAFTAMPLLLAHATLRLLVRQGPGAKVSRAEVTAQMTALQEALQRGTLPEEIIQLAQSPREE, encoded by the coding sequence GTGCCTCCTCTTCCTCCTCCCTCTCCCCTGTCGGACCCAGAGCTCTCCATTCACCTCGAGCGCACCAGCCGGACCTTCGCGCTTGCCATTCCCTTGCTCCAGGAGCCTCTCCAGCGCGAGGTGGGCCTCGCGTACCTGCTGCTGCGGGTCGCTGACACGCTGGAGGATGCCGCGCCGTGGACGCGCGAGGGGCGCCGCGCGGCGCTGGAGGAGTTCGAGCGGCTCCTGCAAAAGGAAGCAGGGCTCGAGGCTTCGGAGCGAGTCCGTCACTGGCTGGAGCGCCGGCCCTCGGAGAACGCCCACTACCTGCGGCTGCTGGAGCAGACGCCTCAGCTCCTGGCAAACCTGGAGGCGCTGCGCCCCGAGGCCACCGCCATCGTCCGCCGCTTCGTGCTGCTCACCGTCCAGGGCATGCGGCGGGTGCTGGCCGGTGCCACCGAGCAAGGGCAGCTCCAGCTGGGCTCGATCCAGGAGCTGCGCGACTATTGCTACATCGTGGCGGGACTGGTGGGAGAGCTGCTGACGGAGCTGTTCCTCCTGGACGCGCGTCTGGCGCTCTTCGCCTCGGAGCTGCGCGCGCTGGCGCCCCTCTTCGGCGAGGCGCTGCAGTTGGTGAACATCCTGAAGGACGCCACGGAAGACCGCGAGGAGGGCCGGACCTGGCTGCCCGGCACCGTGCGGCTGGAGGAGGTCCACGCGCTCGCGAGGAGAGACCTCGTGGATGCGGCCCGCTACGTGCGCACGCTCCACGCCGCGGGGGCCTCGCACGGGGTGTTGGCCTTCACGGCGATGCCGCTGCTGCTGGCGCATGCCACCCTGCGGCTGCTGGTGCGGCAGGGCCCTGGCGCGAAGGTGTCCCGCGCGGAGGTGACCGCGCAGATGACGGCGCTCCAGGAAGCGCTCCAGCGGGGCACCCTGCCCGAGGAAATCATCCAGCTGGCCCAGTCTCCCCGCGAGGAGTGA
- a CDS encoding VOC family protein produces MSKPYKPQGYASVSAYVMADGAQRVIDFLKKTFDARELRRYQSPSGSIMHVEVQIDDTVVMLSDGGGQFPAFPVWLHVYVPDVDATYRRALEAGGVSVQEPKQKDDPDRRCGVKDPAGNTWWIATQVG; encoded by the coding sequence ATGAGCAAGCCCTATAAGCCGCAAGGCTATGCAAGTGTTTCGGCGTATGTGATGGCGGATGGCGCGCAGCGGGTGATCGACTTCTTGAAAAAGACTTTCGATGCCCGGGAGCTGCGCCGCTACCAAAGCCCCTCGGGCTCCATCATGCACGTCGAGGTGCAGATCGACGACACGGTGGTGATGTTGTCGGACGGCGGGGGGCAGTTCCCCGCGTTTCCGGTGTGGCTCCATGTCTATGTACCGGATGTGGACGCCACCTATCGGCGCGCCTTGGAGGCCGGGGGCGTCTCCGTGCAGGAGCCCAAGCAGAAGGACGACCCCGACCGCCGCTGCGGCGTGAAGGATCCCGCGGGCAATACGTGGTGGATCGCGACCCAAGTGGGCTGA
- a CDS encoding winged helix-turn-helix transcriptional regulator, which translates to MTASKQPKHLSKAMAKWAEQRGDLYAAACPSRGVLDHVTSRWGVLVLVALLERTHRFSELRRRVAGVSEKMLAQTLHALEEDGFVHREVYPVIPPRVDYSLTPLGREVAGHIEILTDWIEESLPRIISARAEHASRKPTPSGEEAKRELRVRSK; encoded by the coding sequence ATGACAGCGAGCAAGCAGCCCAAGCACCTGAGCAAAGCGATGGCGAAGTGGGCCGAGCAGCGGGGGGACCTCTACGCCGCCGCGTGCCCCTCCCGAGGCGTCCTGGACCACGTCACGAGCCGCTGGGGCGTGCTGGTGCTCGTCGCGCTGCTGGAACGGACGCACCGCTTCAGTGAGCTGCGGCGGAGGGTGGCGGGGGTGAGCGAGAAGATGCTCGCCCAGACGCTGCACGCGCTGGAGGAGGACGGCTTCGTGCATCGCGAGGTCTACCCGGTGATTCCTCCCCGGGTGGATTACAGCCTCACGCCCCTGGGCCGGGAGGTCGCGGGGCACATCGAGATCCTCACCGACTGGATCGAGGAGAGCCTGCCGCGCATCATCTCCGCTCGCGCCGAGCACGCCTCCCGGAAGCCCACTCCCTCGGGCGAGGAAGCGAAGAGGGAGCTCCGGGTGCGGAGCAAGTAG
- a CDS encoding transporter substrate-binding domain-containing protein, with the protein MHFHRLSLKTPSLLALAVLLGAVAACQSGPGHAPPGPELRVGTSGDYPPFSDWKEERPHGFSVAVVESFAEAHRLQPSWVRFRWPELVKDLEAGKFDLADSGITVRPERSLTGRFTVPVLRNGAVLLLRRPSWALTPATALPPGPEAALAEVRALDRPELRVAVNRGGHLERVARSLFHQAQILAIPDNAAVREALATGQAHAALSNNLEAPRWAQGLTGIERVGPLTRDVVALYVRADRPDLEAKLNAWLLAQESNGALGSLRARYLGPGAGDATALPVQALLAATAERLALMPWVAAAKQRDGKPIEDLPQEAKVLAASREAVRSAAGALDRAPPSDAALDAFFQAQIDAAKGVQRRASIDAGAPSPSLDKELRPAIARISDRMAGLVARLPDGLDEATVLDLAQDWLGSSGLDAAELERIARTLAALRPGPASEVP; encoded by the coding sequence ATGCACTTCCACCGTCTCTCTCTGAAGACGCCGTCTCTGCTGGCCCTGGCCGTACTGCTCGGCGCGGTGGCCGCGTGCCAGTCAGGCCCAGGCCACGCGCCCCCGGGGCCCGAGCTGCGCGTTGGCACCAGTGGCGACTACCCGCCCTTCAGCGACTGGAAGGAAGAGCGTCCCCACGGCTTCTCCGTGGCGGTGGTGGAGTCCTTCGCCGAGGCTCACCGGCTCCAGCCCTCGTGGGTGCGCTTCCGCTGGCCGGAGCTGGTGAAGGACCTCGAGGCAGGGAAGTTCGACCTGGCCGACAGCGGCATCACCGTGCGCCCCGAGCGCTCGCTGACCGGGCGCTTCACCGTCCCGGTGCTCCGCAATGGCGCCGTGTTGCTGCTGCGACGGCCGAGCTGGGCCCTGACTCCGGCCACGGCCCTCCCGCCTGGACCCGAAGCCGCCCTCGCCGAGGTGCGCGCGCTCGACCGGCCCGAGCTGCGGGTCGCGGTCAACCGAGGAGGCCACCTGGAGCGCGTGGCCCGAAGCCTCTTTCATCAGGCGCAGATCCTGGCCATCCCAGACAACGCGGCGGTGCGGGAGGCGCTGGCCACCGGTCAGGCGCACGCGGCGCTCAGCAACAACCTCGAGGCCCCGCGCTGGGCCCAGGGTCTCACGGGCATCGAGCGGGTCGGGCCGCTGACCCGGGACGTCGTCGCCCTCTACGTCCGCGCGGACCGGCCCGACCTGGAGGCGAAGCTCAACGCATGGCTCCTCGCGCAAGAGAGCAACGGAGCCCTCGGCTCGCTGCGTGCTCGCTATCTGGGGCCCGGGGCCGGAGATGCCACCGCGCTGCCCGTGCAGGCCCTGCTGGCGGCCACGGCCGAGCGGCTGGCGCTCATGCCCTGGGTCGCCGCAGCCAAGCAGCGCGACGGCAAACCCATCGAGGATCTCCCTCAAGAGGCCAAGGTGCTGGCAGCCTCACGAGAGGCGGTGCGAAGTGCGGCGGGTGCCCTGGACAGAGCCCCTCCCTCGGACGCGGCGCTCGACGCCTTCTTCCAGGCGCAGATCGACGCCGCGAAGGGGGTGCAGCGACGCGCCTCTATTGATGCGGGAGCCCCCTCTCCTTCTCTCGACAAGGAGCTGCGGCCCGCCATCGCTCGCATCAGCGATCGAATGGCGGGGCTCGTGGCTCGCCTGCCGGACGGCTTGGATGAGGCCACTGTGCTGGATCTGGCCCAGGACTGGCTCGGATCCAGCGGACTGGACGCGGCCGAGCTGGAGCGAATCGCCCGGACCCTCGCTGCGCTGCGTCCGGGCCCGGCCTCCGAGGTCCCTTAG